The Mycobacterium sp. 3519A genome contains a region encoding:
- the trpC gene encoding indole-3-glycerol phosphate synthase TrpC — protein sequence MSSATVLDSIIEGVRVDVAAREAAVPLVEIKAMAKDAPPPLDVLAALREPGIGVIAEVKRASPSRGALASISDPAELARAYEDGGARVISVLTEQRRFNGSLDDLDSVRAAVSIPVLRKDFIVGPYQIHEARAHGADMLLLIVAALEQSVLEPMLDRTESLGMTALVEVHTEEEADRALEAGAKVIGVNARNLKTLEVDRDCFARIAPGLPSNVIRVAESGIRGTADLLAYAGAGADAVLVGEGLVTSGDPRSAVADLVTAGTHPSCPKPAR from the coding sequence ATGAGTTCGGCGACTGTGCTCGACTCCATCATCGAGGGAGTTCGCGTCGACGTTGCCGCCCGCGAGGCCGCCGTTCCCCTCGTCGAGATCAAAGCGATGGCCAAGGATGCGCCGCCGCCGCTGGATGTGCTCGCGGCGTTGCGTGAACCGGGCATCGGAGTGATCGCGGAGGTGAAGCGGGCGAGCCCGTCGCGCGGTGCGCTGGCGTCGATTTCGGATCCGGCAGAACTGGCCCGCGCATACGAGGACGGCGGGGCGCGCGTCATCAGCGTGCTGACCGAACAGCGCCGGTTCAACGGCTCGCTGGACGATCTCGACTCGGTCCGCGCGGCGGTGTCAATCCCGGTGTTGCGCAAGGATTTCATCGTCGGGCCCTACCAGATTCACGAGGCTCGCGCGCACGGCGCGGACATGCTGCTGCTGATCGTCGCGGCGCTGGAGCAGTCAGTGTTGGAGCCGATGCTCGACCGCACGGAGTCGCTCGGCATGACGGCGCTTGTCGAGGTGCACACCGAGGAGGAGGCCGACCGCGCGCTGGAGGCAGGCGCGAAGGTGATCGGTGTCAACGCCCGCAACCTCAAGACGCTTGAGGTAGACCGTGATTGCTTTGCGCGCATCGCGCCCGGGTTGCCGAGCAATGTGATTCGCGTTGCCGAGTCGGGGATCCGTGGCACCGCCGATCTGCTCGCCTACGCAGGAGCGGGCGCCGATGCGGTGCTCGTCGGCGAGGGACTTGTCACCAGCGGCGACCCCCGCAGCGCCGTTGCCGATTTGGTCACTGCAGGCACCCACCCGTCCTGCCCGAAACCCGCACGCTGA
- the trpA gene encoding tryptophan synthase subunit alpha — MSRLGPLFSACREEGRSALIGYLPTGFPDVPTSISAMTAMVESGCDIIEVGIAYSDPGMDGPVIAAATEVALRGGVRVRDALAAVEAISKAGGRAVVMTYWNPVLRWGVEAFARDLASAGGLGMITPDLIPDEASEWLEVSEAHDLDRIFLVAPSSTPERLAATIEASRGFVYAASTMGVTGARDAVSVAAPELVRRVKALSDIPVGVGLGVRSREQAAEIGAYADGVIVGSALVSALEDGVPAVRALTEELADGVRQRITA, encoded by the coding sequence GTGAGCCGGCTTGGTCCGTTGTTCTCCGCGTGTCGGGAGGAAGGCCGATCCGCGCTGATCGGGTATCTGCCCACGGGCTTCCCCGATGTGCCGACGTCGATCTCGGCGATGACGGCAATGGTCGAATCTGGTTGCGACATCATCGAAGTGGGCATCGCTTATTCGGATCCCGGGATGGATGGCCCGGTGATCGCGGCCGCGACGGAGGTGGCGTTGCGTGGCGGGGTTCGGGTGCGCGACGCACTGGCCGCGGTGGAGGCGATCAGCAAGGCCGGCGGCCGGGCCGTGGTGATGACGTATTGGAATCCGGTGCTGCGGTGGGGCGTCGAGGCGTTCGCGCGTGACCTGGCGTCCGCGGGCGGCCTCGGGATGATCACGCCGGATCTGATTCCCGATGAAGCCTCGGAATGGCTTGAGGTTTCCGAAGCGCACGATTTGGACCGGATCTTCCTGGTGGCGCCGTCGTCGACGCCGGAACGGTTGGCGGCGACGATCGAGGCTTCACGTGGGTTCGTCTATGCCGCGTCGACGATGGGTGTCACGGGTGCGCGCGATGCGGTGTCGGTGGCGGCGCCGGAACTGGTGCGCCGGGTGAAAGCGTTGTCGGACATTCCCGTTGGGGTCGGCCTGGGTGTGCGATCGCGTGAACAGGCGGCGGAGATCGGCGCATACGCGGACGGCGTCATCGTGGGGTCGGCGTTGGTATCGGCGCTCGAGGACGGAGTTCCGGCGGTGCGTGCCTTGACCGAAGAACTCGCCGATGGAGTGCGGCAGAGGATCACTGCGTGA
- a CDS encoding anthranilate synthase component I: MQSTANLALTTSREDFRALAAGHRVVPVTRKVLADSETPLSAYRKLAANRPGTFLLESAENGRSWSRWSFIGAGAPSALTVRDGEAVWLGTTPKDAPKEGDPIQALRATLELLKTEPVPGLPPLSSGLVGFFAYDMVRRLERLPSLAVDDLGLPDMLLLLATDIAAVDHHEGTITLIANAVNWNGTDERVDWAYDDAVERLDVMTAALSEPLPSTVATFSRPEPLHRSQRTVEEYTAIVEKLVGDIEAGEAFQVVPSQRFEMDTDADPLDVYRMLRVTNPSPYMYLLNVPNDVGGLDFSIVGSSPEALVTVKDGRASTHPIAGTRWRGATEEEDVLLEKELLHDDKERAEHLMLVDLGRNDLGRVCRPGTVRVEDYSHIERYSHVMHIVSTVHGELADDKTALDAVTACFPAGTLSGAPKVRAMELIEEVEKTRRGLYGGVLGYLDFAGNADFAIAIRTALMRNGTAYVQAGGGVVADSNGPYEYNEASNKAKAVLNAIAAAETLTGP; the protein is encoded by the coding sequence GTGCAATCGACCGCCAACCTCGCCCTGACGACCTCACGCGAGGACTTCCGCGCGCTGGCCGCCGGGCACCGCGTGGTGCCGGTGACCCGCAAGGTGCTCGCCGACAGTGAGACCCCGCTGTCGGCGTACCGGAAGCTAGCTGCGAACCGGCCAGGAACATTCCTGCTGGAGTCGGCCGAGAACGGTCGGTCGTGGTCACGATGGTCGTTCATCGGTGCAGGCGCGCCGTCGGCACTGACCGTGCGCGACGGCGAGGCGGTATGGCTGGGCACCACCCCGAAGGACGCGCCGAAGGAGGGCGATCCGATCCAGGCCCTGCGCGCGACGCTCGAATTGCTGAAAACCGAACCGGTGCCGGGTCTGCCGCCCTTGTCCAGCGGTCTTGTCGGGTTCTTCGCCTACGACATGGTGCGCCGCCTCGAGCGGCTGCCGTCGCTTGCGGTCGACGACCTCGGGCTGCCGGACATGCTGTTGCTGCTGGCCACCGACATCGCCGCAGTCGACCACCACGAGGGCACCATCACACTGATCGCCAACGCGGTGAACTGGAACGGCACCGACGAGCGGGTGGACTGGGCGTACGACGACGCGGTCGAGCGTCTCGACGTGATGACCGCGGCGCTGTCGGAGCCGCTGCCGTCGACCGTGGCGACCTTCAGCAGGCCGGAGCCGCTGCACCGCTCACAGCGCACGGTGGAGGAGTACACGGCCATCGTCGAGAAGCTCGTCGGCGACATCGAGGCGGGGGAGGCGTTCCAGGTGGTGCCGTCGCAGCGCTTCGAGATGGACACCGACGCCGATCCGCTCGACGTGTACCGGATGCTGCGCGTGACCAATCCCAGCCCGTACATGTATCTGCTGAATGTCCCGAATGACGTTGGCGGACTGGACTTTTCGATCGTCGGATCCAGCCCCGAGGCGCTGGTGACCGTCAAGGACGGGAGGGCGTCGACGCATCCGATTGCGGGCACGCGGTGGCGGGGCGCCACTGAGGAAGAAGACGTGCTGCTCGAAAAGGAGTTGCTGCACGACGACAAGGAGCGCGCCGAGCACCTGATGCTGGTCGACCTCGGCCGCAATGACCTGGGCCGCGTGTGCCGGCCAGGCACGGTGCGGGTCGAGGACTACAGCCACATCGAGCGCTACAGCCACGTCATGCATATCGTATCGACGGTGCACGGCGAGCTGGCCGACGACAAGACCGCGCTGGACGCGGTCACCGCGTGCTTTCCGGCGGGCACGTTGTCCGGAGCGCCGAAGGTGCGGGCGATGGAGCTGATCGAGGAGGTCGAGAAGACGCGCCGCGGCCTCTACGGCGGTGTGCTCGGCTACCTGGACTTCGCGGGTAATGCCGATTTCGCGATCGCGATCCGCACCGCGCTGATGCGCAACGGCACGGCGTATGTGCAGGCAGGCGGGGGAGTCGTGGCCGACTCCAACGGCCCGTACGAGTACAACGAGGCGTCGAACAAGGCCAAGGCCGTGCTGAACGCGATCGCGGCGGCGGAAACGCTGACCGGGCCGTGA
- a CDS encoding TIGR02234 family membrane protein codes for MIRLAQVLLLVSAGALWAASRMVWVDVQSFDGLGQPKTTALNGAAWSTALVPLAVLLVAAAVAALAVRGWPLRLFAVLVAAASALMAYLAISLWVVRDVAVRAAHIADVPITNLVNTQRHYGGAIVALVAAVVTLAGAVLLVRSAGRAKPEAARYERRVTSSPQEAAAPSERAIWDALDEGRDPTDPDNKGR; via the coding sequence GTGATCCGCCTGGCTCAAGTGCTGCTCCTGGTGTCCGCGGGGGCGCTGTGGGCGGCGTCGCGGATGGTGTGGGTCGACGTGCAGTCGTTCGACGGGCTCGGCCAGCCCAAGACGACCGCGCTCAACGGCGCGGCATGGTCGACGGCGCTGGTGCCGCTCGCGGTGCTCCTGGTGGCCGCCGCGGTGGCGGCGCTGGCGGTGCGCGGCTGGCCGCTGCGGCTGTTCGCGGTGCTGGTCGCCGCGGCCAGCGCATTGATGGCCTACCTGGCGATCAGCTTGTGGGTGGTCCGCGACGTCGCGGTGCGGGCCGCACACATCGCGGACGTGCCGATCACGAACCTGGTCAACACGCAGCGGCATTACGGCGGTGCGATCGTGGCTCTGGTGGCGGCGGTGGTGACGCTGGCCGGCGCCGTGCTGCTCGTCCGTTCGGCGGGCAGGGCCAAACCGGAAGCCGCACGCTACGAGCGTCGCGTCACGTCGTCGCCGCAGGAGGCCGCCGCACCGTCGGAGCGGGCGATCTGGGACGCCCTCGACGAGGGTCGCGACCCGACCGATCCGGACAACAAGGGTCGGTGA
- the trpB gene encoding tryptophan synthase subunit beta yields the protein MADITGPELPRSSAAVAEPTAHDPDERGHFGVYGGRFVAEALMAVIEEVTAAYEKARGDQAFLDELDRLQRHYSGRPSPLYEAERLSDHAGGARIFLKREDLNHTGSHKINNVLGQALLARQMGKTRVIAETGAGQHGVATATACALLGLECVIYMGAVDTARQALNVARMRLLGATVVSVEAGSKTLKDAINEAFRDWVTNADNTYYCFGTAAGPHPFPTMVRDFQRVIGLEARVQIVEQAGRLPDAVTACVGGGSNAIGIFHAFIDDPGVRLVGFEAAGDGVETGRHAATFTGGSPGAFQGSFSYLLQDEDGQTIESHSISAGLDYPGVGPEHAYLKDTGRADYRPITDTEAMDAFSLLCRTEGIIPAIESAHAVAGALKLGAELGRGSIVLVNLSGRGDKDVETAAKWFGLLDGAS from the coding sequence ATGGCGGACATCACCGGCCCCGAGCTGCCGCGTTCCAGCGCGGCGGTGGCCGAACCCACCGCCCACGATCCCGACGAGCGTGGTCATTTCGGTGTGTACGGCGGGCGGTTCGTCGCCGAAGCGTTGATGGCCGTGATCGAGGAAGTCACCGCCGCATACGAAAAGGCCCGTGGCGACCAGGCTTTCCTCGACGAGTTGGACCGGTTGCAGCGCCACTACAGCGGCCGACCGTCACCGCTGTACGAGGCGGAGCGGTTGTCGGACCACGCCGGCGGGGCGCGGATCTTCTTGAAGCGAGAAGACCTCAACCACACCGGTTCTCACAAGATCAACAACGTGTTGGGACAGGCGTTGCTGGCGCGCCAGATGGGCAAGACCCGGGTGATCGCCGAGACCGGTGCCGGCCAGCACGGCGTGGCGACGGCGACGGCGTGCGCGCTGTTGGGTCTCGAGTGCGTGATCTACATGGGGGCCGTCGACACCGCGCGGCAGGCGCTGAATGTGGCGCGGATGCGCTTGCTCGGCGCGACGGTGGTGTCGGTCGAGGCCGGTTCGAAGACGCTGAAGGACGCGATCAACGAGGCGTTCCGTGACTGGGTCACCAACGCGGACAACACGTATTACTGCTTCGGCACCGCGGCGGGTCCGCATCCGTTCCCGACCATGGTGCGCGATTTTCAGCGGGTGATCGGGCTGGAAGCGCGTGTGCAGATAGTGGAACAAGCGGGGCGCCTGCCGGATGCGGTGACCGCGTGTGTCGGTGGCGGGTCGAACGCGATCGGCATCTTCCACGCGTTCATCGACGATCCCGGCGTTCGGCTGGTCGGCTTCGAGGCTGCCGGCGACGGAGTCGAGACAGGGCGTCACGCCGCGACATTCACAGGTGGGTCACCTGGCGCGTTCCAGGGTTCGTTCTCTTATCTGTTACAGGACGAGGACGGCCAGACGATCGAATCGCATTCGATCTCAGCGGGATTGGATTACCCGGGCGTGGGCCCAGAACATGCTTATTTGAAGGACACCGGCCGGGCGGACTACCGGCCGATCACCGATACCGAGGCGATGGACGCGTTCTCGCTGCTGTGCCGCACCGAGGGCATCATCCCTGCGATCGAATCCGCACACGCGGTCGCTGGTGCGCTGAAGTTGGGCGCCGAGTTGGGCCGCGGGTCAATCGTGTTGGTGAACCTGTCGGGCCGCGGCGACAAGGATGTCGAGACCGCGGCGAAGTGGTTCGGGTTGTTGGACGGTGCGTCGTGA